The region GGCAGCAGGCCATTGGGGATGCTGTTTGAGCCAGATCCATGCGGCATGGAATTGGTCGGCCCGCGCGGCTGGTTTTTGAAGCCCTTGAAGGCGCTGATGAAGTTGGTAGCGCAGCTCGGTGCTGCGAATCAGCAGCCGCTGCTGGCGCAGCCGAACCTCTTCAACGCTCATGGGACTTGAGGCTGTTGCGGTCGTGATCCAGCTCGGCCAAACTCACACTGAACAGGTTGGAAGGTGCTGCCAACTGCCGCTTGGCCGTACGCAGCAACACCCACCCGACCAAAGAAAAAAACACCGACAGCAATCCCAGTGCCGCCAAGCGGTAGCCGTCCCACATCAGCATGATGACCAATGCACACAACAACACCGCTGCCAGCGTGAAGCTCATCAGCGCCGAAGCGGCCCAAAAAAGGCCGACGCTGATGCGGTGTTTTTCCAGTTCCAGCTCGGTACCAAGCAGGGCCAAACGAACCCGCAGAAACTCCATCCCAACACCCAGGGAAGCCTGCAATTGGGCCAACAAGCCCCCCGAAGCATGGGTGTCTGCCATGAACTTAACGGCGGCTGATCAACAGGCCAACCACCAGCCCCAAACCGGCAGCAATGCCGATGGACTTCCATGGATTTTCATGCACAAATTCATCCGTGGCATGGCCTGCGGCT is a window of Rhodoferax lithotrophicus DNA encoding:
- a CDS encoding phage holin family protein, producing the protein MADTHASGGLLAQLQASLGVGMEFLRVRLALLGTELELEKHRISVGLFWAASALMSFTLAAVLLCALVIMLMWDGYRLAALGLLSVFFSLVGWVLLRTAKRQLAAPSNLFSVSLAELDHDRNSLKSHER
- a CDS encoding YqjK family protein; its protein translation is MSVEEVRLRQQRLLIRSTELRYQLHQRLQGLQKPAARADQFHAAWIWLKQHPQWPAAVLGVLLVLKPRRFLSWTTKLWWLWKTARQVQRWRQTLVSYLVKY